A window of the Gossypium hirsutum isolate 1008001.06 chromosome A05, Gossypium_hirsutum_v2.1, whole genome shotgun sequence genome harbors these coding sequences:
- the LOC107957156 gene encoding uncharacterized protein isoform X2, whose amino-acid sequence MLPEQKMDSMRFLYSKGVLSCSSDAPPITTFLESLPGSYTTTRTHENGTTLLFWERHLKRLSNSTRILLNSNPELIFKTNKKSPLLFSPFPVTALKWESRIRSLVSNSLSQVLPIALKERSKGEELAVTALVSGDIEKLKAMKNVGGGGDDDDKGVFQVLDLHLHIGSYIPPVFGIEESGAHLALVGHGRDLADAKYSDWVRLRKPLEKLRPPSVTELLLSNDGDRILEGCMTNFFVICQRDMSEAEGKYLDGYNNVYSVEVQTAPVSDGVLPGVIRELVIEVCHSKGIPVCEVAPSWEKHRLWEEAFVTNSLRVLQHVETIKVPQPWESLKSKCFEGISWIEKKFEGPGIITKVIQKEIMERASTESHPLNESI is encoded by the exons ATGCTGCCAGAGCAAAAGATGGACAGCATGAGATTTCTCTACAGCAAGGGCGTCCTTTCTTGCTCCTCCGATGCTCCTCCCATCACTACTTTCCTTGAATCCCTTCCAG GATCTTACACAACAACTAGAACGCATGAAAATGGAACAACCCTTTTGTTTTGGGAGAGACATTTAAAAAGATTGTCGAATTCTACAAGAATTCTACTAAATTCAAACCCAGAACTCATATTCAAGACGAACAAGAAAAGCCCATTGTTATTTTCTCCTTTTCCTGTCACTGCATTGAAATGGGAGTCAAGGATTCGGTCATTGGTTAGTAATTCATTGAGTCAAGTTTTACCCATTGCTCTCAAGGAGAGGTCTAAAGGGGAGGAGTTGGCGGTTACTGCTCTTGTTTCTGGGGATATCGAGAAGCTGAAGGCAATGAAGAAtgttggtggtggtggtgatgatgatgataaagGAGTTTTTCAGGTTCTTGATCTTCATTTGCATATAGGGAGTTATATTCCTCCTGTGTTTGGGATAGAAGAAAGTGGAGCACATTTGGCTTTGGTGGGTCACGGAAGGGATCTTGCCGATGCTAAGTATTCAGATTGGGTAAG GTTAAGGAAGCCATTGGAGAAATTGAGGCCTCCTTCAGTGACTGAGCTCTTGTTGTCTAACGATGGTGATCGAATACTTGAAGGCTGCATGACAAACTTCTTTGTCATATGCCAAAGG GATATGAGTGAAGCAGAGGGGAAATACCTGGATGGCTACAATAATGTGTATTCCGTTGAAGTACAGACGGCGCCTGTTTCCGATGGTGTTCTTCCCGGTGTTATTCGGGAACTGGTAATTGA AGTATGCCATAGCAAAGGCATCCCAGTTTGTGAAGTTGCACCATCATGGGAAAAACATCGACTTTGGGAAGAGGCATTTGTTACCA ATAGCTTGAGAGTTCTACAGCACGTGGAGACTATTAAAGTTCCTCAGCCATGGGAATCTCTCAAATCAAAATGTTTCGAAGGAATATCATGGATTGAGAAAAAGTTTGAG GGTCCCGGGATTATCACAAAAGTCATCCAG
- the LOC107960498 gene encoding zinc finger CCCH domain-containing protein 11 — protein sequence MPPKQQGKSKADLAKKQKVVEDKTFGLKNKNKSKNVQKYVQNLQQSVQPKADPSKVAAKKKKEEEKAREKELNDLFKIAVTQPKVPPGVDPKSIVCEFFKAGQCTKGFKCKFSHDLNVQRKGEKIDIYSDKRDQETMEDWDQETLEKVVESKKTEYNQNKPTEIVCKHFLEAVEKKQYGWFWVCPNGGKDCHYRHALPPGYVLKSQMKALLEEESEKITIEEEIENQRSKTTSLTPMTTELFMQWKTKKMEEREVSLAAQRADRAKNDRMSGRELFLSDASLFVDDAEAYEAYHREEPEDTEQKGKDDTTGAGPSGTASAATDSEDILLDDDDDDDELNMDELNELEASLSRTSIQIQEPGNPASS from the exons ATGCCACCAAAGCAGCAAGGGAAATCGAAAGCCGATTTGGCGAAGAAGCAAAAAGTGGTTGAAGACAAAACCTTTGGATTGAAGaacaaaaacaaaagcaaaaatgtTCAGAAATATGTTCAAAATCTCCAGCAGTCCGTTCAACCCAAAGCCGACCCGTCTAAAGTCGCTGCTAAG aaaaagaaagaagaagagaaagctAGGGAGAAGGAGTTAAATGATTTGTTTAAAATTGCTGTAACACAACCAAAAGTGCCTCCTG GAGTGGATCCCAAGTCTATAGTGTGCGAATTTTTTAAAGCAGGACAATGTACGAAAGGGTTTAAGTGCAAGTTCTCtcatgatttgaatgttcaacgGAAGGGTGAGAAGATTGATATTTACAGTGATAAGCGTGATCAAG AAACGATGGAGGACTGGGATCAAGAGACACTTGAGAAGGTTGTTGAATCAAAGAAAACAGAGTATAACCAGAATAAGCCCACCGAGATT GTGTGCAAACACTTTCTGGAAGCTGTTGAAAAGAAACAGTATGGTTGGTTCTGGGTATGCCCAAATGGTGGCAAGGATTGTCACTACAGACATGCCCTTCCACCTGGAtatgttttgaaatctcaaaTGAAAGCTCTTTTGGAGGAAGAGAGTGAGAAGATTACTATTGAGGAAGAGATTGAAAACCAG CGTTCTAAAACAACGTCATTGACACCAATGACTACCGAGCTATTTATGCAATGGAAGACGAAAAAGATGGAAGAAAGAGAGGTTAGTTTGGCTGCACAACGAGCAGACAGGGCTAAGAATGATCGCATGAG TGGTCGTGAATTGTTTCTATCGGATGCAAGTTTATTTGTGGATGATGCTGAGGCGTATGAGGCATACCATAGAGAAGAACCTGAGGATACTGAGCAGAAG GGCAAGGATGACACAACGGGAGCTGGGCCGAGTGGCACAGCTAGTGCAGCTACTGATTCTGAAGATATCCTTCTTGATGATGACGACGACGATGATGAACTTAACATGGATGAGCTGAATGAACTTGAAGCTAGTTTGTCAAGAACATCCATTCAAATTCAGGAACCAGGTAATCCAGCTTCATCTTGA
- the LOC107957156 gene encoding uncharacterized protein isoform X3 — protein MLPEQKMDSMRFLYSKGVLSCSSDAPPITTFLESLPGSYTTTRTHENGTTLLFWERHLKRLSNSTRILLNSNPELIFKTNKKSPLLFSPFPVTALKWESRIRSLVSNSLSQVLPIALKERSKGEELAVTALVSGDIEKLKAMKNVGGGGDDDDKGVFQVLDLHLHIGSYIPPVFGIEESGAHLALVGHGRDLADAKYSDWVRLRKPLEKLRPPSVTELLLSNDGDRILEGCMTNFFVICQRDMSEAEGKYLDGYNNVYSVEVQTAPVSDGVLPGVIRELVIEVCHSKGIPVCEVAPSWEKHRLWEEAFVTNSLRVLQHVETIKVPQPWESLKSKCFEGISWIEKKFEQGPGIITKVIQCRKRSWREPARKATH, from the exons ATGCTGCCAGAGCAAAAGATGGACAGCATGAGATTTCTCTACAGCAAGGGCGTCCTTTCTTGCTCCTCCGATGCTCCTCCCATCACTACTTTCCTTGAATCCCTTCCAG GATCTTACACAACAACTAGAACGCATGAAAATGGAACAACCCTTTTGTTTTGGGAGAGACATTTAAAAAGATTGTCGAATTCTACAAGAATTCTACTAAATTCAAACCCAGAACTCATATTCAAGACGAACAAGAAAAGCCCATTGTTATTTTCTCCTTTTCCTGTCACTGCATTGAAATGGGAGTCAAGGATTCGGTCATTGGTTAGTAATTCATTGAGTCAAGTTTTACCCATTGCTCTCAAGGAGAGGTCTAAAGGGGAGGAGTTGGCGGTTACTGCTCTTGTTTCTGGGGATATCGAGAAGCTGAAGGCAATGAAGAAtgttggtggtggtggtgatgatgatgataaagGAGTTTTTCAGGTTCTTGATCTTCATTTGCATATAGGGAGTTATATTCCTCCTGTGTTTGGGATAGAAGAAAGTGGAGCACATTTGGCTTTGGTGGGTCACGGAAGGGATCTTGCCGATGCTAAGTATTCAGATTGGGTAAG GTTAAGGAAGCCATTGGAGAAATTGAGGCCTCCTTCAGTGACTGAGCTCTTGTTGTCTAACGATGGTGATCGAATACTTGAAGGCTGCATGACAAACTTCTTTGTCATATGCCAAAGG GATATGAGTGAAGCAGAGGGGAAATACCTGGATGGCTACAATAATGTGTATTCCGTTGAAGTACAGACGGCGCCTGTTTCCGATGGTGTTCTTCCCGGTGTTATTCGGGAACTGGTAATTGA AGTATGCCATAGCAAAGGCATCCCAGTTTGTGAAGTTGCACCATCATGGGAAAAACATCGACTTTGGGAAGAGGCATTTGTTACCA ATAGCTTGAGAGTTCTACAGCACGTGGAGACTATTAAAGTTCCTCAGCCATGGGAATCTCTCAAATCAAAATGTTTCGAAGGAATATCATGGATTGAGAAAAAGTTTGAG CAGGGTCCCGGGATTATCACAAAAGTCATCCAG
- the LOC107957156 gene encoding uncharacterized protein isoform X4, with the protein MLPEQKMDSMRFLYSKGVLSCSSDAPPITTFLESLPGSYTTTRTHENGTTLLFWERHLKRLSNSTRILLNSNPELIFKTNKKSPLLFSPFPVTALKWESRIRSLVSNSLSQVLPIALKERSKGEELAVTALVSGDIEKLKAMKNVGGGGDDDDKGVFQVLDLHLHIGSYIPPVFGIEESGAHLALVGHGRDLADAKYSDWVRLRKPLEKLRPPSVTELLLSNDGDRILEGCMTNFFVICQRDMSEAEGKYLDGYNNVYSVEVQTAPVSDGVLPGVIRELVIEVCHSKGIPVCEVAPSWEKHRLWEEAFVTNSLRVLQHVETIKVPQPWESLKSKCFEGISWIEKKFEGPGIITKVIQCRKRSWREPARKATH; encoded by the exons ATGCTGCCAGAGCAAAAGATGGACAGCATGAGATTTCTCTACAGCAAGGGCGTCCTTTCTTGCTCCTCCGATGCTCCTCCCATCACTACTTTCCTTGAATCCCTTCCAG GATCTTACACAACAACTAGAACGCATGAAAATGGAACAACCCTTTTGTTTTGGGAGAGACATTTAAAAAGATTGTCGAATTCTACAAGAATTCTACTAAATTCAAACCCAGAACTCATATTCAAGACGAACAAGAAAAGCCCATTGTTATTTTCTCCTTTTCCTGTCACTGCATTGAAATGGGAGTCAAGGATTCGGTCATTGGTTAGTAATTCATTGAGTCAAGTTTTACCCATTGCTCTCAAGGAGAGGTCTAAAGGGGAGGAGTTGGCGGTTACTGCTCTTGTTTCTGGGGATATCGAGAAGCTGAAGGCAATGAAGAAtgttggtggtggtggtgatgatgatgataaagGAGTTTTTCAGGTTCTTGATCTTCATTTGCATATAGGGAGTTATATTCCTCCTGTGTTTGGGATAGAAGAAAGTGGAGCACATTTGGCTTTGGTGGGTCACGGAAGGGATCTTGCCGATGCTAAGTATTCAGATTGGGTAAG GTTAAGGAAGCCATTGGAGAAATTGAGGCCTCCTTCAGTGACTGAGCTCTTGTTGTCTAACGATGGTGATCGAATACTTGAAGGCTGCATGACAAACTTCTTTGTCATATGCCAAAGG GATATGAGTGAAGCAGAGGGGAAATACCTGGATGGCTACAATAATGTGTATTCCGTTGAAGTACAGACGGCGCCTGTTTCCGATGGTGTTCTTCCCGGTGTTATTCGGGAACTGGTAATTGA AGTATGCCATAGCAAAGGCATCCCAGTTTGTGAAGTTGCACCATCATGGGAAAAACATCGACTTTGGGAAGAGGCATTTGTTACCA ATAGCTTGAGAGTTCTACAGCACGTGGAGACTATTAAAGTTCCTCAGCCATGGGAATCTCTCAAATCAAAATGTTTCGAAGGAATATCATGGATTGAGAAAAAGTTTGAG GGTCCCGGGATTATCACAAAAGTCATCCAG
- the LOC107957156 gene encoding uncharacterized protein isoform X1 produces MLPEQKMDSMRFLYSKGVLSCSSDAPPITTFLESLPGSYTTTRTHENGTTLLFWERHLKRLSNSTRILLNSNPELIFKTNKKSPLLFSPFPVTALKWESRIRSLVSNSLSQVLPIALKERSKGEELAVTALVSGDIEKLKAMKNVGGGGDDDDKGVFQVLDLHLHIGSYIPPVFGIEESGAHLALVGHGRDLADAKYSDWVRLRKPLEKLRPPSVTELLLSNDGDRILEGCMTNFFVICQRDMSEAEGKYLDGYNNVYSVEVQTAPVSDGVLPGVIRELVIEVCHSKGIPVCEVAPSWEKHRLWEEAFVTNSLRVLQHVETIKVPQPWESLKSKCFEGISWIEKKFEQGPGIITKVIQKEIMERASTESHPLNESI; encoded by the exons ATGCTGCCAGAGCAAAAGATGGACAGCATGAGATTTCTCTACAGCAAGGGCGTCCTTTCTTGCTCCTCCGATGCTCCTCCCATCACTACTTTCCTTGAATCCCTTCCAG GATCTTACACAACAACTAGAACGCATGAAAATGGAACAACCCTTTTGTTTTGGGAGAGACATTTAAAAAGATTGTCGAATTCTACAAGAATTCTACTAAATTCAAACCCAGAACTCATATTCAAGACGAACAAGAAAAGCCCATTGTTATTTTCTCCTTTTCCTGTCACTGCATTGAAATGGGAGTCAAGGATTCGGTCATTGGTTAGTAATTCATTGAGTCAAGTTTTACCCATTGCTCTCAAGGAGAGGTCTAAAGGGGAGGAGTTGGCGGTTACTGCTCTTGTTTCTGGGGATATCGAGAAGCTGAAGGCAATGAAGAAtgttggtggtggtggtgatgatgatgataaagGAGTTTTTCAGGTTCTTGATCTTCATTTGCATATAGGGAGTTATATTCCTCCTGTGTTTGGGATAGAAGAAAGTGGAGCACATTTGGCTTTGGTGGGTCACGGAAGGGATCTTGCCGATGCTAAGTATTCAGATTGGGTAAG GTTAAGGAAGCCATTGGAGAAATTGAGGCCTCCTTCAGTGACTGAGCTCTTGTTGTCTAACGATGGTGATCGAATACTTGAAGGCTGCATGACAAACTTCTTTGTCATATGCCAAAGG GATATGAGTGAAGCAGAGGGGAAATACCTGGATGGCTACAATAATGTGTATTCCGTTGAAGTACAGACGGCGCCTGTTTCCGATGGTGTTCTTCCCGGTGTTATTCGGGAACTGGTAATTGA AGTATGCCATAGCAAAGGCATCCCAGTTTGTGAAGTTGCACCATCATGGGAAAAACATCGACTTTGGGAAGAGGCATTTGTTACCA ATAGCTTGAGAGTTCTACAGCACGTGGAGACTATTAAAGTTCCTCAGCCATGGGAATCTCTCAAATCAAAATGTTTCGAAGGAATATCATGGATTGAGAAAAAGTTTGAG CAGGGTCCCGGGATTATCACAAAAGTCATCCAG